A stretch of DNA from Desulfurella amilsii:
TGCAATGGCATCCATCTGGAGTTTTTAGAACCCATATCTAATGATAGTCCTATAAAGAAGTTTTTAGAAACAAAAGGCCAAGGCATACACCATATAGCCTATAAATGCGATAATATCATACAACAAATAGAACTATTAAAACAAAAAGGTATAAAAATGATTAATGACTCACCAAAAGAAGGCTCAAACAATACCCAGATTGCGTTTTTACACCCAAAATCAACAATCATATTAACAGAACTTATACAAGGAGGCTAAAATGAACCCAACAAAAATAGTTGTAATAGGTGCAGATGCAGCAGGGGCAAGTGCAGCAAGTCAAGCAAAAAGAAGGCAAAAAGATGCACACGTTATTATGCTCGAAAAAACACAGGATGTTTCGTACGGCGCTTGCGGTATGCCTTATATAATAGGCCTTAAAAAAGACATGGAAGAAGTCGCAGCCGTTAGTGCAAAAGATTTCAGAGAAAAGCGCAGTATAGACCTAAGGCTAAACGAAGAAGCTATTGGCATTGATACAAAAAAGCGTCTGGTTTTTGTAAAAAATAACCTATCAAACCATCAATATGAACTAAACTACGACAAACTTATTATCGCAACAGGCGCAAAAAGCAATCTTCCACCAATTGAGGGTATAAATCAAGAAGGTGTATTTTCCTTAAAATCTCTAGAAGAAGGCAGAAAACTTAATAAGTATCTAATAAGTGAAAACTGCAAAAAAGCAATTCTTATTGGCGGTGGCTTTATAAATCTAGAACTTGCAGATAACCTAAAAAAACGTGGTTTAGAAGTGGTAATTTTAGAAAAACTAGACAGTATTTTGTTGGAATATAGCGATGAAATTAGGCAAAAAGCAATTGAAGAACTACAGAACAACGGTGTAAAACTAATATGCTTGGTTGATATAGAAAAAATTGAACTACCCTTAAAAGTTTATTCCAATAAAGGTACTTTTGAATGCGATGTAATAAATGTATCTACGGGATTTAAACCAAATACAGACTTTTTAACTGGATCTGAATTAAACTTTTTTTCAAATAATGCCATAGAAGTTGACCAAAAAATGACAACAAACATAGAAGATATTTTTGCTTGCGGTGATTGCGCAACAATTTATCATAAATTGTTAAAAAAGAATGTATATTTCCCACTTGGCACAAACGCCAACAAACAAGGCAGGATCGCAGGTATAAACGCTACTTCTGGTAATGAAGTATTTGAAGGCATAACAGGCACTTCTGTATTTAAATTGTTTGATTTGGGTATCGCTAAAACTGGACTTAGTGTTAAGCAAGCTCAAGAGGCAGGATTTGAACCAAAGGTTACAACTATCGTTACTAATGAAAAAGCACATTATCTACCAAACAACAAAGACATAATAGTAACTCTTATTAGCGATGCTAAGACAAAGCAACTACTTGGAGCTCAAATTTGCTCCTTTGATGGGATTTTGAGAATTAATGCTTTGTCTGTTGCAGTATATGCAAACTTGAAAGTCAGCGAAGTTAAATATTTGGATTTTGCATATTCACCGCCCTACAGTGCAGTATGGGATGCGGTGCTAATTTGTGCCACTCAGGCAGATAAATAATTTAAAATTTTTTATAAACTATTAGAAGGAGGCTACTAAATGGAAGACAAATCTCTCAAACAAGAGGCTCTAGAATATCACAATATGGAAAAGCCAGGCAAAATAGAAGTAAGATACACAAAGCCCTTTAACAGCCAAAAGGATCTATCGCTTGCATACACACCAGGCGTTGCAGAAGTGTGCATGCAGATTAAAGAAAACCCACAGGATGCATACAAGTACACTACAAAATCAAACCTCGTAGCGGTTGTAACAAACGGCACAGCTGTGCTTGGACTAGGAAACATTGGAGCGCTAGCAGGAAAGCCTGTGATGGAAGGCAAAGGCAACCTATTTAAAAAATTCGCAGACATAGATGTATTTGACATAGAATTAAACGAAAAAAACCCGGACAAAATCGTAGAAATTGTAGTAGCGCTTGAGCCTACATTCGGAGGCATAAACCTTGAAGACATAAAAGCCCCAGAGTGCTTTTACATAGAAGACGAGTTAAAAAAGAAGATGAACATACCCGTTTTCCATGACGACCAGCACGGCACAGCTGTGGTCTCTGGTGCAGCTCTTTTGAATGCTTTGGAAATTAGTCAGAAAAATATTGAAGATATAAAAGTAGTAATAAGCGGCGCAGGCGCTGCAGCTATTGCCTGCGCTAAATTTTATGTAAGTCTTGGTGTAAAGAAAGAAAACATAATTATGGTGGACTCAAAAGGCGTCATATACGAAGGCAGAACAGAAGGTATGAACCCATATAAA
This window harbors:
- the mce gene encoding methylmalonyl-CoA epimerase, translating into MKSIDHIGIAVNNLNQAVEVYKDILGFEYLGEEIVEDQGVRIAKFNCNGIHLEFLEPISNDSPIKKFLETKGQGIHHIAYKCDNIIQQIELLKQKGIKMINDSPKEGSNNTQIAFLHPKSTIILTELIQGG
- a CDS encoding FAD-dependent oxidoreductase, whose translation is MNPTKIVVIGADAAGASAASQAKRRQKDAHVIMLEKTQDVSYGACGMPYIIGLKKDMEEVAAVSAKDFREKRSIDLRLNEEAIGIDTKKRLVFVKNNLSNHQYELNYDKLIIATGAKSNLPPIEGINQEGVFSLKSLEEGRKLNKYLISENCKKAILIGGGFINLELADNLKKRGLEVVILEKLDSILLEYSDEIRQKAIEELQNNGVKLICLVDIEKIELPLKVYSNKGTFECDVINVSTGFKPNTDFLTGSELNFFSNNAIEVDQKMTTNIEDIFACGDCATIYHKLLKKNVYFPLGTNANKQGRIAGINATSGNEVFEGITGTSVFKLFDLGIAKTGLSVKQAQEAGFEPKVTTIVTNEKAHYLPNNKDIIVTLISDAKTKQLLGAQICSFDGILRINALSVAVYANLKVSEVKYLDFAYSPPYSAVWDAVLICATQADK